CGGGTCAGCTGGTAGATAAGCATGTCTTTGAGGCTGCCAACAAAGCATGCGAAGAGCAGGGGCTGAGACTTGGCGATGCTGCACCTGCGTTGCTCGGTATCACCAAGGCATCCTCGGCAACTGATAGCTACCTGTCGGCAGCTTCGTTCCAGGAGACCACAAAGGCCCTGACTGACGCGGCGATCAACGGCAAGGAAGATCACCTGATTGGTCTGAAGGAGAACGTGATCATCGGTAAGCTGATCCCTGCGGCGACCGGCATGGAGCGCTATCGCAAGGTGAATCTCACGCACAAGGGCCAGAAGGCTGAGTGGGACTATCGCACCGAAGGTCCGCTGCCCGAGTTTGCACCGGATGACCTCCTCGAACTGCAGGCTCTGCTTCCGGCCCCGAGCTCCTATGAGCACTCTGCCGATGCCGCAGACCTCCTGATCGAGCTGGAGGACGAGCACCTCGACGACGAAAGTCTGCTTGCCGATGTCTCGGAGTTCGTCAATACGGTCTTCGAGCCCGAGGCGCCAGAGGCCGATCCAGTTGTCGAGAATGCACTCGAGATGGATGCGGGTATCATTGAGCTCGGACTATCGGTTCGCACTCAAAAGCTGCTGATCACCGCTGGGATGATCAGTGTCGGTGAGGTCGTGAACCGCGGCCGCTCAGGCTTGCTTTCGGTGGAAGGCATCGGCCCCAAGGCAGTCGCCGAGATCGAAGAAAGTCTTTCGACAGCCGGACTCGAGCTCAAGGCTTAGTGACTCAATATCCCCTCGGCGGATGAGACTTCGCGCTCATCGGCCGAGGGGATGATCGTTCAGGGGGTGGATACGCCCGGATGCGTGGCATTTGACAGTCCGCATGCCGTTTGCTAAAGTTGCTCCTTGTGACTGTTGTCGGCCCTGGTTCATTGTGTATTCGAGCCAAGTCCGTGTGAACTTGTCCCGATTATGACAAAGGAGATTGCGTTGCCCACTATCAACCAACTGGTCCGTAAGGGCCGCAAGGCGAAGGCGATGAAGAGCGCCACGCCTGCCCTGAAAGGCAATCCGCAGAAGCGTGGAGTCTGTACACGTGTATACACCACCACGCCCAAGAAGCCGAACTCGGCACTTCGCAAGGTTGCTAGGGTCAGGCTCGTCAATCAGATGGAGATCACCGCATACATCCCCGGCATCGGGCATAACCTCCAGGAGCACTCGATCGTTCTGGTGCGTGGCGGTCGTGTGAAGGACCTCCCTGGTGTTCGCTACAAGGTGATCCGTGGCACGCTTGACGCGGCAGGTGTGAACAACAGAAGTCAGTCGCGGTCCAGATATGGGGCCAAAAAGCCCAAGAGCTAAAGGTTAGGTCAGAGTCGACGTCGCCGAATGCGAATGGCGGGCGTCGGGTACGTTTTATGTCTACGAATCAAGGAGTGCAAGAATGCCAAGGCGCACTGCAGCAGCTCGCCGCGAGATAGCGGCCGATCCAATCTATAACAATCGTCTTGTCACCCAACTGGTGAACAAGGTCCTCCTTCACGGGAAGCGGTCTCTGGCCGAGCGAACCGTTTATGACGCATTCGCGATGGTCGAGCAGAAGTCTGGCTCCGACCCTCTGGCTACGTTCAAGAAGGCCATGGACAACGTTCGTCCGACCCTAGAGGTGCGCCCCAAGCGCGTTGGAGGTGCTACCTACCAGGTGCCAATCGAAGTCAACTCCCGTCGTTCCACTACGCTGGCAATACGATGGATGGTCAATTTCGCGCGCAATCGCCGAGAGAAGACGATGGCAGAGCGCCTCGCAAACGAGATCCTCGATGCTTCCAACAGCACCGGCGCCTCGGTAAAGAAGCGTGAAGACCTGTACAAGATGGCCGAGTCCAACCGGGCTTTCAGCCACTACCGCTGGTAAGTGTTCGAATTCCGTACGCTGTGATTCGATCAGCGCTGTTGAAGCTACTCTAGAGGAGAGACATTTCCGATGGCTCCAAAGAAATATCCGATATCCAAGACCCGAAACATCGGGATCATGGCACACATCGACGCTGGGAAGACGACGACCACTGAGCGCATCCTCTTCTTCACCGGTAAATCGCACAAGATCGGCGAGGTCCACGATGGCGCTGCCACCATGGACTGGATGGTCCAAGAGCAAGAGCGTGGCATCACCATCACCTCTGCAGCCACCACCTGCTTCTGGAACGACCATCGTATCCAGATAATCGACACGCCCGGACACGTGGACTTCACTGTAGAAGTCGAGAGATCACTCCGCGTGCTCGATGGGGCTTGCGCTGTTTTCTGCGCTGTAGGCGGCGTGGAGCCACAGTCTGAGACCGTGTGGCGACAGGCTGACAACTACCGGGTACCTCGCATTGCCTACATCAACAAGATGGACCGCACGGGTGCGGACTTCCTCAATGTCATCCAGATGATGAAGGATCGACTCAACACCCGCCCAGTGCTCCTGCAGCTGCCTATTGGCGCCGAGGACCGCTTCACGGGCATCATCGACTTGCTGGCCATGAATGCCGTTTTCTTCAATGAGGACGACAAGGGCATCGACCCCACCGTCGGCGAGATTCCTGCCGACATGGCTGACGACGCTGAGTTGTATCGCCAAGAACTCATCGAGGCTGCCGCCGAGTATGACGATGCGCTACTCGAGAAGTTCCTCGCCGAGGAGCCCATCGGCCTCGATGAACTTCGCTCCGCCATACGGCAGGCGACAATCGACTGCGCAATTACACCAGTGGTTTGTGGCGCGTCGTTCAAGAACAAGGGTGTTCAGGCACTACTTGATGCGATCATCGACTACCTGCCCTCACCCGTGGACATCCCCGCTATCAGGGGCAAGGACGTCCGCTCCGGCGACGAGGCCGTTAGAGAGGCTGACCCCAAGCAGCCATTCGCAGCGCTTGCATTCAAGGTCATGACCGACCCGTACGTCGGAAAGCTCACGTATTTCCGTGTGTACTCTGGCTCTATGGACGCAGGCTCCTACGTCCTTAACTCGACAAAGGGCCACAAGGAGCGCATCGGTCGACTTCTCGAGATGCATGCGAATTCCCGCGAGGACATCTCGGGCGTCTCGGCAGGGGACATCGTTGCTGCAGTAGGGTTGAAGAACACGACGACCGGGGACACGCTCTGCGCCGAAGGCGAGGCAGTGATTCTGGAGTCAATGGAGTTCCCCGATCCGGTCATCGATATCGCCATCGAGCCAAAAACCAAGGCGGACCAGGAGAAGCTTGGCCAGTCCCTGGCCCGTCTCGCCGAAGAGGATCCGACTTTCAGGGTTCGCACCGACGAGGAGACCGGCCAGACGATCATTGCTGGTATGGGCGAGCTGCACCTAGAGGTCATCGTCGACCGCCTCTTGCGGGAGTTCAAGGTCGAGGCGAACGTCGGTAAGCCGCAAGTCGCATACCGCGAGACCGTCGGCAAGCGCTACGACGGTGTCGACATGAAGTTCGCGCGTCAGACAGGTGGACGTGGTCAGTACGGCCATGTCGTCATCAACGTCGTTCCTCAGGAGCCCGGTGCAGGCTACGAGTTCGCGAGTAAGATCGTCGGTGGAGCCATTCCCAAAGAGTACATCCCAGCGGTCGACAAGGGCATGCAAGAGGCTCTCAACTCAGGCGTTCTCGCCGGATACCCCGTTGTGGACGTCAAGGTGGAGCTGGTCGACGGATCCTATCACGAGGTCGACTCTTCCGAGATGGCGTTCAAGATCGCTGGATCGATGGCCATCAAAGAGGGCCTTCGCAAGGCCTCGCCAAAGCTGCTTGAGCCGATGATGGCGGTGGAAGTGGTCACCCCCGAGGACTTCATGGGCGATGTCATGGGCGATCTTTCCAGCCGAAGAGGCCAGATCGAAGGTATGGAACCCAGGGGTTCGGCCCAGGTCATCCGTTCCAAGGTGCCCCTTTCGGAGATGTTCGGTTATGCGACAGATCTGAGGAGCCGCACCCAGGGTCGTGCGTCATACAGTATGCAATTCGCTGCTTACGAG
This is a stretch of genomic DNA from Actinomycetota bacterium. It encodes these proteins:
- the rpsL gene encoding 30S ribosomal protein S12 yields the protein MPTINQLVRKGRKAKAMKSATPALKGNPQKRGVCTRVYTTTPKKPNSALRKVARVRLVNQMEITAYIPGIGHNLQEHSIVLVRGGRVKDLPGVRYKVIRGTLDAAGVNNRSQSRSRYGAKKPKS
- the rpsG gene encoding 30S ribosomal protein S7 is translated as MPRRTAAARREIAADPIYNNRLVTQLVNKVLLHGKRSLAERTVYDAFAMVEQKSGSDPLATFKKAMDNVRPTLEVRPKRVGGATYQVPIEVNSRRSTTLAIRWMVNFARNRREKTMAERLANEILDASNSTGASVKKREDLYKMAESNRAFSHYRW
- the fusA gene encoding elongation factor G, with product MAPKKYPISKTRNIGIMAHIDAGKTTTTERILFFTGKSHKIGEVHDGAATMDWMVQEQERGITITSAATTCFWNDHRIQIIDTPGHVDFTVEVERSLRVLDGACAVFCAVGGVEPQSETVWRQADNYRVPRIAYINKMDRTGADFLNVIQMMKDRLNTRPVLLQLPIGAEDRFTGIIDLLAMNAVFFNEDDKGIDPTVGEIPADMADDAELYRQELIEAAAEYDDALLEKFLAEEPIGLDELRSAIRQATIDCAITPVVCGASFKNKGVQALLDAIIDYLPSPVDIPAIRGKDVRSGDEAVREADPKQPFAALAFKVMTDPYVGKLTYFRVYSGSMDAGSYVLNSTKGHKERIGRLLEMHANSREDISGVSAGDIVAAVGLKNTTTGDTLCAEGEAVILESMEFPDPVIDIAIEPKTKADQEKLGQSLARLAEEDPTFRVRTDEETGQTIIAGMGELHLEVIVDRLLREFKVEANVGKPQVAYRETVGKRYDGVDMKFARQTGGRGQYGHVVINVVPQEPGAGYEFASKIVGGAIPKEYIPAVDKGMQEALNSGVLAGYPVVDVKVELVDGSYHEVDSSEMAFKIAGSMAIKEGLRKASPKLLEPMMAVEVVTPEDFMGDVMGDLSSRRGQIEGMEPRGSAQVIRSKVPLSEMFGYATDLRSRTQGRASYSMQFAAYEQVPKSVSEEIVAKVGGEASRG